Proteins encoded within one genomic window of Gemmatimonadaceae bacterium:
- a CDS encoding response regulator, with product MTASDQHVVLLIEDNEDTRIVYSTILRHHGYRTIEAVDGEEGVARAAEVAPDVVILDISLPRMDGWAVAKRLRSEPATATVPMLALTAHASPGDRDRARREGFNGYLAKPCDPAAVLAEVRRLLAT from the coding sequence GTGACGGCATCGGACCAGCACGTGGTGCTGCTGATCGAGGACAACGAGGACACGCGCATCGTGTACTCGACGATCCTGCGGCACCACGGCTATCGCACGATCGAGGCCGTGGATGGCGAGGAGGGTGTCGCACGCGCGGCGGAAGTCGCGCCGGACGTGGTGATCCTCGACATCTCACTCCCCCGCATGGACGGATGGGCAGTGGCAAAGCGCCTGCGCAGCGAACCCGCCACCGCCACGGTGCCAATGCTGGCGTTGACCGCGCATGCCTCCCCTGGTGACCGTGATCGGGCGCGGCGCGAGGGGTTCAACGGATACCTCGCCAAGCCGTGCGACCCGGCGGCCGTTCTCGCCGAGGTGCGCCGGCTCCTGGCGACGTGA
- the ligA gene encoding NAD-dependent DNA ligase LigA has product MAHSDPADRAADLRRRLDDASYEYYILDRPSISDADYDRLFRELQALERDHPTLRTPDSPTQRVGTAPVSALPKHTHRSPMLSLGNAFTDDELREWEARLVRIAGDDVTSAGYSAELKIDGAAVSLLYEGAVLKVGATRGNGTVGEDVTANLRTVRDVPLRLRGDDVPGVVEIRGEIYYPFDRFERMNEERVREGEPVFANPRNAAAGALRQLDPAMTARRPLRFYGYAIIGAPDERLPFATQTEVLATLERWGVPVAPHRRRCVTLDDVASWAADVEHRVRGQLNFAIDGAVVKVDSLALQEDLGVVGGREPRWAIARKFAPDIAETRLLDIRVNVGRTGALNPYAVLEPVEIGGTTVTYATLHNEDLIVAKDLRVGDVVQVKRAGEVIPQVIAPIPERRTGAETPWRMPARCPACDTPAVRDDDEVAWYCPNVSCPGRRLEGLVHFASRGAMDIRGLSYARIEQLVDAGLVKDAGDLFELTADQLLTLERFADRSALQLVDAIATSREQPLSRLLFGLGIRHVGAGVAELLARHFGHLDALMQAPEAEIASVHGIGEIIAHSVVAYFADPGIRALIERLRVSGVTFAEPQPRSGSGALKGQTVVITGTLPTLSRQVATEMVETAGARVADSVSKKTSFLVAGEAAGSKLERAKALGVEIIDEAELLRRIGH; this is encoded by the coding sequence GTGGCCCACTCCGATCCCGCCGACCGCGCCGCCGACCTGCGGCGACGCCTCGACGACGCAAGCTACGAGTACTACATCCTCGACCGGCCATCGATCAGCGACGCTGACTACGACCGGCTGTTCCGCGAACTGCAGGCCCTCGAGCGCGATCACCCGACGCTGCGCACCCCGGATTCACCAACGCAGCGCGTGGGCACGGCCCCCGTGTCGGCGCTGCCCAAGCACACGCATCGCTCGCCCATGCTGTCGCTAGGCAACGCATTCACCGACGACGAGCTGCGCGAGTGGGAAGCGCGGCTCGTCCGTATCGCGGGGGACGACGTCACGAGCGCGGGCTATTCGGCGGAACTCAAGATCGACGGCGCCGCTGTGTCGCTGCTCTACGAGGGCGCTGTGCTCAAGGTGGGCGCCACGCGCGGCAACGGCACGGTAGGCGAAGACGTCACGGCCAACCTTCGCACGGTCCGCGACGTTCCGCTCCGGCTCCGCGGCGACGACGTGCCCGGCGTGGTGGAGATCCGCGGAGAGATCTACTATCCGTTTGATCGCTTCGAGCGCATGAACGAAGAGCGTGTGCGTGAGGGTGAGCCGGTCTTTGCCAACCCGCGAAACGCCGCGGCCGGTGCACTCCGGCAGCTGGACCCGGCCATGACCGCACGTCGGCCGCTGCGATTCTACGGGTACGCCATCATCGGCGCGCCGGACGAGCGTCTCCCATTCGCGACGCAAACCGAGGTGCTGGCGACGCTCGAACGCTGGGGAGTGCCCGTGGCTCCTCACCGTCGTCGCTGCGTCACGCTGGACGATGTCGCGTCGTGGGCCGCCGACGTGGAACATCGGGTGCGCGGGCAGCTCAACTTCGCCATCGACGGCGCCGTCGTGAAGGTCGATTCGCTCGCCTTGCAGGAGGATCTGGGTGTCGTCGGAGGCCGTGAACCTCGCTGGGCCATCGCGCGCAAGTTCGCACCCGACATCGCCGAGACGCGCCTGCTGGATATTCGCGTAAACGTCGGCCGCACGGGTGCGCTCAACCCGTACGCGGTGCTCGAACCGGTGGAGATCGGCGGGACCACGGTCACCTACGCGACCCTGCATAACGAGGACCTCATCGTCGCGAAGGATCTGCGGGTGGGCGACGTGGTGCAGGTCAAGCGCGCCGGCGAGGTGATCCCCCAGGTCATCGCGCCCATCCCCGAGCGTCGCACGGGGGCGGAGACGCCGTGGCGGATGCCGGCGCGGTGCCCGGCGTGTGACACGCCTGCCGTGAGGGACGACGACGAGGTCGCGTGGTACTGCCCCAACGTCAGCTGCCCCGGGCGTCGCCTCGAAGGGCTGGTGCACTTCGCCTCGCGCGGCGCCATGGACATCCGAGGATTGTCCTACGCGCGCATCGAACAGCTCGTGGACGCTGGCCTCGTGAAGGACGCCGGGGACCTGTTCGAACTCACCGCCGACCAGCTTCTCACGCTCGAACGGTTTGCCGATCGCAGCGCGCTGCAACTGGTGGACGCGATCGCGACGAGCCGCGAGCAGCCCCTCTCACGGCTCCTGTTCGGACTCGGCATCCGACACGTGGGCGCGGGCGTAGCGGAACTGCTGGCGCGGCACTTTGGCCACCTCGACGCGCTCATGCAGGCCCCCGAAGCCGAGATCGCCTCGGTCCACGGTATCGGCGAGATCATCGCGCATTCGGTGGTGGCCTACTTCGCGGACCCAGGTATCCGCGCGCTCATCGAACGACTCCGGGTGAGCGGCGTCACATTCGCGGAACCCCAGCCCCGCAGCGGCTCCGGTGCCCTCAAGGGGCAGACGGTCGTCATCACCGGGACGCTTCCGACCCTGAGCCGCCAGGTCGCGACAGAAATGGTCGAGACCGCGGGGGCTCGCGTAGCGGACAGCGTGTCGAAGAAGACGAGCTTCCTCGTGGCCGGAGAGGCTGCTGGGAGCAAGCTGGAAAGGGCCAAAGCGCTTGGCGTCGAGATCATCGACGAGGCCGAGCTTCTGCGGCGCATCGGACACTGA
- a CDS encoding thymidine phosphorylase, whose amino-acid sequence MLATRLIERKRDGGRLEPAEWEALTRAYDHGEVPDYQMAAFLMAACLRGLDHDEAASLTRAMLHSGAVLDLSDLGVPRVDKHSTGGVGDKVSLLLAPLIASLGVAVPMMSGRSLGHTGGTLDKLEAIPGFRTTLTLAEVRAQLRTLGCALIGQSREIAPVDRRLYALRDATGTVESIPLIAASIMSKKLAEGLSGLVVDVKRGSGAFLPDFDRGVELSRLMIALGSAHDVPVTCMMTAMDRPLGRACGNALEVEEAIHALHGEGPPDVMEVTYTLGAEMLTIAGVARSVDEARRRMEVAIASGKALERFQEVIAAQGGDPRVVDDPSLLPQARVVEFYTAPRPGVVARVEPRAIGRGIIALGGGRRSMDDPIDPSVGFVIRARPGDVVKAGEPLASIFARDEAGVAAGAATLSEAITIAEEAEPPLPLVSHRITSEGIAVYEAEPWVRTAEYPIYRAFGQA is encoded by the coding sequence ATGCTCGCGACGCGATTGATCGAACGAAAGCGCGACGGTGGTCGCCTCGAGCCCGCCGAATGGGAGGCGCTCACCCGTGCCTACGATCACGGTGAGGTTCCCGACTATCAGATGGCGGCCTTCCTCATGGCCGCCTGCCTGCGCGGGCTCGACCACGACGAAGCGGCATCGCTCACCCGCGCGATGCTCCACAGCGGCGCCGTGCTCGACCTCAGTGACCTCGGCGTCCCCCGTGTTGACAAGCACTCCACGGGTGGTGTAGGCGACAAGGTCTCGCTGCTCCTGGCCCCGCTGATCGCATCGCTCGGCGTCGCGGTGCCCATGATGTCCGGTCGCAGCCTGGGTCACACCGGCGGCACGCTCGACAAACTCGAGGCCATTCCCGGCTTCCGCACCACGCTCACCCTGGCCGAGGTCCGCGCGCAGTTGCGAACGCTTGGCTGTGCGCTCATCGGCCAGAGTCGCGAGATCGCCCCGGTCGATCGGCGGCTCTACGCGCTGCGTGACGCGACCGGTACCGTGGAGTCGATCCCGCTGATCGCGGCCTCGATCATGAGCAAGAAGCTCGCCGAAGGGCTCTCGGGTCTCGTCGTCGACGTCAAGCGCGGGTCGGGCGCCTTCCTGCCGGACTTCGATCGCGGCGTCGAACTGTCGCGCCTCATGATCGCCCTCGGCTCTGCGCACGATGTGCCGGTCACCTGCATGATGACGGCGATGGATCGCCCCCTGGGCCGTGCCTGCGGCAACGCGCTCGAGGTGGAGGAGGCGATCCACGCGCTGCACGGTGAAGGTCCGCCCGACGTCATGGAGGTCACCTACACGCTCGGTGCAGAAATGCTCACCATCGCCGGCGTGGCCCGCAGCGTCGACGAAGCGCGGCGTCGCATGGAGGTGGCCATCGCCTCGGGGAAGGCGCTGGAGCGCTTTCAGGAGGTCATCGCGGCCCAGGGCGGCGATCCGCGTGTCGTGGACGATCCGTCGCTCCTGCCGCAGGCGCGCGTCGTCGAGTTCTACACGGCGCCGCGCCCGGGTGTCGTGGCGCGCGTGGAGCCGCGCGCGATCGGGCGCGGCATCATTGCCCTCGGCGGCGGTCGGCGCTCGATGGACGATCCCATCGACCCCAGCGTGGGTTTCGTGATCCGCGCGCGACCGGGTGACGTCGTCAAGGCGGGTGAACCGCTGGCCAGCATCTTTGCGCGCGACGAGGCCGGCGTTGCCGCCGGCGCCGCCACTCTGTCCGAGGCCATCACGATCGCCGAGGAAGCGGAGCCGCCCCTCCCGCTCGTGTCGCATCGGATCACGAGCGAGGGGATCGCCGTCTACGAAGCCGAACCCTGGGTGCGCACCGCCGAGTATCCCATCTACCGGGCGTTCGGCCAGGCGTAG